Within Serratia odorifera, the genomic segment CAACGACTGAGCAGTTCATTGGTTTTGTGGTTTGCCAAGGTCTTGCGCCATGGCCTATCAACACCAGCAACGATTAACTCCCCCGTCACCGGGTGCGCCTGGTATACGGTATCCAGTACCGTGACTTCATTACCGCGCGCCAGTTGAATGGCTTGCGGCTTGCTGATCTGCACTTTTTTGATTTTCGCCCATTCCTGCACCTGCCCCGCCACGCTGGCGATCGAAGGAGATAGAACTTGCTCGGACTGCCGGATCGAATGGGCTGTTTTGAGGTAACTTTCTGCCCGTCCGCGTTCATAATCAGAACAGTCACCGCTGGTTATGCTGAACGCCAGCGCCTCAAACTCGTCAGCAGGTGATTTCTGCCGCTTTGGTTTGTCGCTATAAAGGCTTTCAGCGATCCGTTTTCGCTGTTCGCGGGATGGCTGACCAATTTCAAACTGTTCCGGCCCTTCCTGCTCATCGGGTACTGTCATTAATGATGGTGATCCGGGGGCGAATTTGTTCGTTTTTTGACCTCAGTACAGTTATTGACACGAGTCCTAGAGGGCGCAGACGCGCCCGGAAGGTCAACAGACAGGTCAACGGCCTGCCCTGAGTCGCCTAAAATCTCCGGTTTCTTCCTGACAATGCTGTAAGAGTGCAGACGGGTTTCAATGGGTGGCAAAAAGGTGCGGGGCATTACCAGCCCCTTGATAAGGTTCTGATACTCGCCGTAATCATTAGGCTGGTCTTTCTGCTGGTACCAGATACGCAATGGCAGATCGCGACGGACAACCAGCGCCCCGCCTTGCAACTGCGTATACTCCTGCCAGTCGCCACCATCAGCAGCGCGGTGCAGTTCAGCAAACAGCGGGTTTATCTTGTCCGCCAGCGCCTGATTGCGGAACCGGCGCAGCTCGCGCCAGACAGATACCGGCGCACCGCCCAAAAACTGAAACTGACGAATACCCCAGCATGATGCCCAGGCGGTTGCGTGTTTCGAGGTTTCTTTCAATGGTTTGCCGCTCTCGTCGTCGGTTTCGCCGTCGAGTGCATAGCCATCTATGTTTTTGCTGATGTACTTCACCACATAACCCGTGGCGCTGCCGATCTCATGATCGATCGGCTTCATCTCAAAACGCGGGCGATTACCGTGCTCGTTTTGCAACTCTTCCGCATCCTCGCGGGTTGCGTAGTCTTCCATTACTTCCAGCAATTCGCTGGCATGTTCCGGCAAAGAGAACAGCAGACCATGCCAATGCGGCGTTCCATCGTGATGCGACTCTGCCACGCGCAGACCAAAAAACAGGGATTTCACGGCGACCTAACTCAGCGCGGATCCGCTGCCAGACCCGGTTAAGGTAACGTTGGGTTGTTCTGGGGCTGGCCCCATTCCATTTAGGATTGCGATGACCGAATACGGTATATGCGTGATATTTAGATGGGGCCGTCAGCGTAAAAAACTGGCCTGAATAGCCGCTATCATTGGCAACTTTCTCAAAGCCCCCGATGCGGGTCATGAGTTCAACGCGACGCAATGCCGGGTTAGATATGCTCTTATCGATCTGCTCAATAAGCGAAATACGTTCTTTGGTGTCCTGGTCTTCCAACTCAAGGCGGGCCATGATTGCACGGCTGCGCTTGCGCCTGGCGTCCCACTCTTCAACGTGGTGTTTGCTGCAATAAGGTGCAGCGCCACGCTTCACATCACCAAAAGCAATATGCAAATGCTCACGCCAACGGGTAGCGTATTTTTTAAGATTGCGATGCCAGTAGCGGTCATCCAGCATCTTGCTGACTCCGATTGCCGCTTCATCAATGAACAGCGATCCCCTGCAATACTTCGACCAGGCTGGAGGCGTTAGATAGAAAAGCCGCGCAAGGTTTGCCGCCTCGCTATAAAGGGATTTTACTGACTGCCGATCGCTTAACACCGCGGTTGTCTCATTAACCTCACTCAATACCGCCGTCATGTAGATAGCAATATCCTGAGCCAGTAGCTCAACATCTTCCGGGGTAAAGTCAGGCAAGCGGTTAAAGCGTTCGATCAACCCGCGCAATGTAGCAAAGGTATGATAAAGGGGATCTAAATGGCTAAATGCCGTCTCCCGTTCTGACTTCGCGGACTCGTTTACCACGATGGCATACTGCTCAGTCACGGTATTAATATGAGGCAGATCTCTGCGGATAATGTCACGTAGCGCCAAGCGGGCTATGTGTCTGCCCTTCATGGTGTGAATGCTGTCAATGCGGGAAGCCAGACGCAGGCGAATAAAGCGAGGTAGAGGAGAAAGGGTTAGGCTTACCCAGTCTAAAAACTCCTTCTCTTGACCCAATTCAAATAGATCAACAGAAGGAGCTTTATCAACTGAAATAGCGGTGCGGGGTTTACTCCATTCGCAACTATTGACCGCGCTTTCGTGGTCAATTACTACCTTATTCCCTGGTTTTACTGCATTGGCGTCATCTTCAGAATCTCGCACAAGATAAATTGGGGCTGCGCCTTGCCTCCCTACCAGTTCAACGCCAATTAACCATGACTGCCCAATCCGTTTTTTATTCAGTACACGCAGAATAACGAAACATGATGATTTCCGGGCAACATTAGCAGAGCTACCCGGATACGGAGGAGATGGTGAAGGGCTGCGGTACCCGCAGGCGTCTATGGTCACTCGCAGACCCCGGCATAAACGCTACTGCATACTGATTTGTCGTTTGCTTCCGCTAGCAGGTCAAACTGTGCACCACCGCGCGTTGTCATAGCCCAATCACGGTACGTCTCAATCCCGTAAGCATCGACAGTAATAATTTCAATACGACGTTCTGCGCGGCGCGGGTCATGGGTGGACGGGAAAAAAGTAGAATTACCACGGCGGGAACAGGCAGCAACAAGGCGCTCCCACTCAGCAACGCGCTTTATCTCTTCGGGCCAGCGGCTAAATATCTCTGCCAGTTCAGATTTACGTGCGTGAATGCAAGGCATACACCCAACCCGGCTACATCCCTGCTCGTAGAGTGGGTTCGGCTTGATACCGTGGCGCTTAGCCAGGGCAAACACATCTTCATGTAACCAGTTAAGTATTGGTCGGTAGACGTGAAGACCAGGCGTGTTATCTGCGTCTTCCTCCCAGGCAGGTAAACCGGCCCGCGCCGGTGACTCTTGCGCGCGGACACCCTGCCAACTAATTACCTCGTCGAACTCTTCCAACGCTGGCAGAACTACCTGAGTTCGTATCGGTTCATGTTTAAGGTCAAATGTGCAGAAACGCGCCTTCGTGCTTGGAAAGCGCCCCTTCCACATACAAAGATCAAGGAATGGATTACCCGTTGGTTTCAAAACCTCCAGTGCACGATGAATGCGTTCCGCCGCCTCATCGGGCGACATTCCGCACTCTTCAACCAGAGAAACAGGCCACTTTTCTGCAATGAACCTACGCTTACCCTCTATCTGGCGAGAGAAGTCCGCTTTGACACGGACTACCTTGCCGAGCTTGGATTCCAGATAGTCCAGATAGTCCATTGTCTGGGGGTGCTCATGTCCGGTATCTGCAAAAACAGTGATATGCGGCACACCGTATTCAATTGCTAATAGCCACTGTGCAAGGCTATCTTTTCCCCCAGAAACCGAAACGATATTAATCGTATCCGTACCACTGCAACGGGGATCGATAATAGACATTAGAAAGCCTCCGCATCATCGATCGCACCAACTGCAACCATCGTGTTGTAAGTTGCATCACCACAACACGGCCCACAGTCCGGGCAGCATCCGCCGCCAGCTCGCCCGCACCCTTCGCATACTTTGAGGACGCCGATCACTTCCTTAGCCTTCTGGCGGTTGCTGGTATCGGTACTGACTGAGCGTTGCACGTCAATTTCATGCAGTTGGAAATGGCGATAGATCTCGCGGGTGGTTTCGGTGTCGCTGTTGGAAATGACAACCGGCGCGCCATATTTACGATTCACTTCCAGCAGTTCCGCCGCTAACTGGCGGTGATGGCTCTCCGTGAATGGCTCGGTGTGGTATTGGGTAAAATTGGCGGTATCGCTGGCAGGCAAGTACGGCGGATCGCAGTAAATGGCTTCATCCGCACCGACCATCACCTTGAGGGTGTTTTGGAACGAGCTGCACAGGAAAATGGCTTTGGTGTCGTTGGCCTTGTCCGCAAACTGGCGGATCTCCGCTTCGGGGAAGTAAGGCGCAGTTTTATGTTGACCAAACGGCACGTTGTAACCACCGCCCTGGTTATAGCGCACCACACCGTTGTATCCGTGGCGGTTGAGGTACAGGAACAGCGCGGCCCGATTCACATCGAGTAGCCCTTTCGCACTGTTGAATATCTTACGGTTGCGTAAATACTCCTCCTTTGAATTGCCCTCGGCGAACAGCTTGCGAGCCATATCGATCAGCAGATCGGGATCGCTTTTTACCTCACGATACAGGCGGATCAAATCCGGGTTGATATCGGCCAGCACGTAGCGGCGGTAATCGGTATTGAGAAATACCGACGCACCGCCAACAAACGGCTCAACCAGACAATCAGCTTTAGGGAGGTGCGGCAGCAGTCCGGGCATAACCCGGCTTTTGCCACCGGGCCATTTGAGAAGGGAGCGGATCATAACATCGGCTCCTTATCGGTGGTCAGGCGTTGCCAGATCTCTGATACGTAAAGCGCCTGGTGTACAGCATCATCAAGCGCGTTGTGGCGCTCACCATTGAATGGGCTGTTACGCTTAGGATCGAAGCCAAGTGCGCGCCCCATTTCCACAACGGTACGAACGTCACGATCATTCCACCATTGCCAAGGGATCTCTAAATCAGCGCGGCCAAAAGCGGCGCGGAGCAGCACGCAATCAAATGACGCTCCATTACCCCAGACTTGCAAAAACTTTAAGTCGTTAGGGATAGCATTCTTTTCAATAAAATCATGGAGCCGGGTTAACGCCTCCCAGGCCAAAGGGGCATCATCCGCCACTAATTCCGCGCGGGCTTCACTACTCTGTTTTAACCACCATTTGATGGTGTAGCCATCAGGTTTAGCCCCCTGCTCCATATCACTGATGAAATCCACGCGCGTATAAAACCGCGCACCTGTACACCCGGTGGACGGTTCAAAAAACACCGCACCAATAGCCGCGATCGGCGCATCTACGCCGGTTCCCAGGGTTTCTAAATCGATCATTAAGTGATTCATGGCGGTTAAATTCCGTATGGAGATGAAGGGGAAACGGGACGCTGCAACGCTGAGGTCAGGCGCTGGCGCATGTCTTGAATGAAACAGGTTACTGTTGGGTCTTCGGGTGAGAGCGTTAACTCACCACTACCGTTGGTCTTGATCGTCAATCCCTCGCGCTCAATCGTTGGTAATAAAACGCGCAGGATGAAGCTGTATTGTTCACGTTTAGTCATGATTAGAAGCCTCATAAAGTTGCCGGGTTTCCCCGGCAATCTGTTACGGGTGATCAGTTGATTGGCTGGCCGTCTTAAGCGCAGGCCATACGAGCAGGAGGAGAGCGCCAACGAAGAAAGCGTCACCAATCACCGAAAGCAGATAGCTGGTGAAATCCACTGCAATGACCATGAAGGCCAGCAGAACCGCCAGCACAGGGCGCAATGAATTCAGTACGCGCAGCATCAGAGATAATCCTCAATGCGCAAGCCCAGACGACGCCCCACTTCTTCCAGTACCTTCTGTTCTTCCGGCTCGATCTCGCCGTCAGCTTCGGCAATAGTCAGCATGTTGACGAAGACTTCTTCCGCCTCTTTCGGGTCGTTTTTGATATCCTCAATTTCACGCAGGATATTCATGCGCCCAACGCGGAAACCTGCTTCAAGCTGTTCACTGAAACGGGTGATCAGCGCGGTAATTTCATTGCCGTAGTGGCTCAGGCGTGGGTTAGAGCGCAGCAGCTGATCGAGCTTTGCCGTTTCCTCTTTCTCAATTTCACCATCGGCGGCAGCAACCAACAGACAGCCGCCAACAATGGCCTCCATCAGATCGCGGTTTTCAACTTTCTTTAATTCAACTTTTACAGCGGCGGTTTTCTTCTTGAACATGCCAAACATAATTAACCCCTTTTTTGGGTGAGTGAATGCGCCATCACTTAATAAAGTGACGACAGGTGGAAAAAGTTATTTAATTAAACGGGCTTTCTAAAACAGCTTTCTTAACAATATTGCGAGGGAATTAAATAAACCTTTGTTTATCTTCTTCGTATAAACAAAGGGCTTATTCATACCTTTAATAAAGCGAACTTTATTTGGTTCCGGCTTAAAGAATCGTCCGTCAGGGCATTCAAGCCAGCCGCGTGAGTGGCGATAGTGCGTAACCTGACAGCCATGCTTTAACATGCTGGCAAAAGATGGGGTGTTATCGTTCATATCGTGCACCTGCTACAGTTGTCTACGGGCTTTGCGTTCAACTTCTTCACGGCGGGCTTTAAATTCAGAGAACGCCTTTAATTTCTGTTGGCTGACTTTTTCACACCGCTGCCTGATTAGAAACTGAATTAAATTAACAATCAGCACAGCAAAAATAAAAAGGCCGATAATCATTTCAACTTCCATTGTTATCACCATTATTTAACTTGTCGATTGTTCGCATTGCCTCAGCTAAGGCGAAGTCTCTACCATAATAGTTATCAATTGCGCCGCTATCATCCCGTTTATTAATCAGGTAGGCGTTACTGCTATTGAAATAATTTCGTGACGATTTGCGGATAGTAAAGCCGGAATATACATAAACGTTTTTTCCTACCGGAACCAACCCCGGAATGCTTCCAGCATGTGATCCATGCTTTGAATAGCGCTTTTTCATAATTAAAGCCCTATCCACAATAACCAGGCGTCGCGTTGTTCTTTCGGGCGGTTGAAGTAAGCATCACGCATCGCGCGGTTGAACTCAGGAATATAGATCCAATTTTCTGCGCGAGCACCCAAGCTTTCCGGGTTCTTCCACGGGATGATTGGTAACTTACCGTCTTCAATCATGCTTTTCACTGTGGCAGCTTTTTTACCGATCAACTCGGCAAATTTTGGGTAAGGCACAGCGTCCACGGCGTGACGTACCTCAATGAATCCCTCTAACTCTTTTTCGGTCATATGTCATAATCCCCTTGGCGCTGCGCGCTTACTTCATCTTGTAACTGCCTATTTAAGCAGTTGCTTCTTCTTAACTAGGTCAATATTCACTGACCCAACAATGCGGATAATAGTCAAAGGTTACTGACCATGTCAACAGACTACACAATAAAATTGCACGACATACGGAAGGCCGAAGGGCTTACTCAAAAGCAATTCGCTGATCTAACAGGTATTTCACTTGGAACAATAAAAAATTATGAAACAGGCCAACACGCGGCTACTGCCCTAACCGCTGAGAGGGTATTGGGGGTTGAAAGCCTCCAAAAATACACGATGTGGCTAATGACAGGTAAGACAGCACCACAAGCCGGGCAAATTGCTCCGCCTCTCTCCCCTGATGGGCAAGGAAAAATAAAATCACGCCATTCCGCCCAGAAGACTGGCTAAGACTCTATTTTTTCTACGCGCTAGACCAAGGTGCGCACAATGACAACCTCACTGGAGGGCTTCGCTATGTCGATTAAGAAGCTCGAAGGTGGTCAATATGAAGTAGACGTATGGCCCCGCGGACGTAATGGAAAACGAATCCGCAGGCGATTTGAGAAGAAACAAGAGGCTGTGCTTTTTGAACGTTATGTTCTAGCCAACGCCGACAAAAAAGAATGGCTGGGCGCGAGCGTAGACCGCCGCACCTTAAGTGAATTGTTAGATACCTGGTGGCTGCTGTACGGGCAGACTCAGGAAAATGGTGAGATAGAAAAGCGACACCTGAATAAAACGATCAGGGCATTGGGAGATCCAGCCGTTAACAGGTTGAGTAAACGCACCATTGCACAACACAGAGGCCAACGCCTGGAAGATGGGATCAGCGCGGCAACGATCAACCGCGATGTATACCGTTTTTCAGGTATGTTCAGCACGCTGATCAAGCTGGATGAATTCAGGAAGGAAAATCCCTGCAAGGGGCTGGAACCACTGAAAGAAACGCCGCCTGCTATGACTTACCTCGCAAAATCAGAGATCAGCAGGTTGCTGAATACCCTGACCGGCGATGATCGGCGCGTAGCATTGCTATGCCTTAGTACTGGCGCACGTTGGGGAGAAAGTAGCACATTGCGTGGTGAGCAGGTAAACCATGGGCGTGTCACATTCCTTAAGACCAAAAACGGGAAAAAGCGGACGGTTCCGATATCGGAAGAACTGGAGGGGGAGATCAAGACCAGCGACACCGGGCCGCTGTTCAAAGTTGATTATGAAAACTTCTGCGAACGGCTCAAACAGGTTAAACCCGATCTGCCACGCGGGCAGGCCACACATGTGCTTAGGCACACCTTTGCAAGCTGGTTCATGATGAACGGGGGAAACATAATCGCGCTACAGCAAATTCTGGGGCACGCCAGCATACAACAGACGATGGTTTATGCTCACCTTGCCCCCGATTACTTGCAATATGCGGTGACGTTAAACCCGCTTAGTGGTGGGCTGTCGGTGTGACAATGTTGTCTACATCTTGTCTACACCCGCAATGCTAAACGCTTCCTGTAACTGCTTATAGCGGTTGCAGGATAGCTTGATTTAAAAGGGATTTTTTCTAAGTACCTGAAAAAAAAACCCCGCCATCATGGCGGGGGAAGACAGGGATGGTGTCTATGGCAAGGAAAAACAGGGTACTACTCAGTCGCACTCAACTTCTGGGCAGAAGTTTGTTGCAAACCAGAAATCTGTTGCTCCATCTGCTGCATACGCTGCTGATGCTTCTGGTCTAAAACACTTTTTTGCTTAGGCGTCAGCAGGTTATACATCTGGTTGCGCACTCGGGCCATTTCGACCTGTCGCTTGACCTGTTCCTGAGCCATTCTTTCCGCCTGTGCATGCACGGCGGCTTCATCAAATTTGTCTGCGGTTACCAGCTTATGCATGGCTTCCATTTCAGCTACATTGACACCAGGCAGATCGTTGCGAGCCTGGCGCATCAAGTCGCGCATTTGCTGGCGCTGCTGTTCAGTCAGGCTGACACCATCAAACATGTGGTGTTGGCCGGGAAGCGTGTTGATCGCAACATGCGTAGCAGACGGGAGCGTTTCCGATATAGTCTCGGCAGCAGTGGCGGCGGAAGAACCTATCGCCAGCATTGATGCCATAACTAATGCGGTCACCTTACGCATTTTTACTCCTCGTTCTTTCCACTTTGCGAATCGACGAAGAGCAGTGTACTGCCGCACCTGCAAACATCCGTCAGGGCATGTAAAACTACGTAAAGTCATGGAATACCAACGGTTGATGACGTATTTTGCGTCAGGAGGTAAATCATAATGAACAAGATTCTGTTAGTGGACGACGACCGCGAGCTGACCTCGCTGTTGAAAGAATTGCTTGAAATGGAAGGCTTTACCATTGTCGTTGCTCATGACGGCGAACAGGCGTTGTCACTGCTGGACAGCTCCATCGATCTCCTGCTTCTCGATATCATGATGCCGAAGAAAAATGGTATCGACACCCTGAAAGAATTACGCCAACACCATCAAACGCCAGTAATTATGCTGACCGCACGCGGTAGCGAACTGGATCGCGTACTCGGTCTGGAGCTCGGCGCCGACGACTACCTGCCGAAACCGTTCAACGATCGCGAGCTGGTGGCACGCATCCGCGCCATTTTGCGCCGTTCCAACTGGAGCGAGCAGCAACAAAACGTTGATACCAGCGCACCAACGCTGGATGTCGACGGCCTGCAGCTCAATCCGGGGCGTCAGGAAGCCAGTTTCGACGGCCAGGTGCTTGATCTGACCGGCACCGAATTTACGCTGCTCTATCTGCTGGCCCAGCATCTTGGCCAGGTGGTATCACGCGAATTGCTGAGCCAGGAAGTATTGGGCAAGCGCCTGACGCCGTTCGATCGCGCCATCGACATGCATATTTCCAACCTGCGACGTAAACTGCCCGACCGTAAAGACGGCCACCCATGGTTCAAAACCCTGCGTGGCCGCGGCTATTTAATGGTATCTGCAACATGATCAACAGTTTGACGGCACGCATCTTCGCCATTTTCTGGTTTACATTAGCGCTGGTGCTAATGCTGGTGTTGATGGTGCCCAAGCTCGACTCCCGCCAAATGACTTCGCTGCTGGACAGCGAACAACGGCAGGGGCTGATGCTGGAACAGCATGTCGAGGCCGAATTGCAACAGGATCCGGCCAACGACCTGATGTGGTGGCGGCGCCTGTTTCGCGCCATCGACAAGTGGGCACCGCCCGGCCAGCGTTTGCTGCTGGTGACCAGCGAAGGCCGCGTTATTGGCGCACAGCGCAATGAAATGCAAATCGTGCGTAATTTCATTGGCCAGTCCGACAACTCCGATCATCCCAAGAAGAAAAAGTATGGTCGCGTCGAGCTGGTCGGCCCCTTCTCGGTGCGCGACGGGGAAGACAACTATCAACTGTACCTGATTCGTCCGGCCAACAGCCCGCAATCCGACTTTATCAATCTGATGTTCGACCGACCCTTGCTGCTGCTGATTGTCACCATGCTGATCAGCGCGCCGCTGCTGCTGTGGTTGGCCTGGAGCCTGGCAAAACCGGCGCGCAAATTGAAAAACGCCGCGGATGACGTGGCGCGCGGCAACCTGAAGCAGCATCCGGAACTGGAGGCTGGGCCGCAGGAGTTCCTGGCTACCGGCGCCAGTTTCAACCAGATGGTCAGCGCGCTGGAGCGCATGATGACCGCCCAGCAGCGGCTGATTTCCGATATTTCCCACGAGCTGCGCACGCCGTTGACGCGCCTGCAATTGGCCACAGCCCTGATGCGCCGCCGTCACGGCGAAGGTCATGAATTGGCACGTATCGAAACCGAAGCGCAGCGACTGGATTCGATGATTAACGACCTGCTGGTCTTGTCCCGCGGGCAGCAAAAAAGCGAGCTGGTACGCGAATTGCTCAAGGCCAATGAACTGTGGGCCGATGTGCTGGATAACGCCGGCTTTGAAGCCGAACAGATGGGTAAACAGCTAGAGGTCGCGTCACCACCGGGGCCATGGACGCTGTTTGGCAACGCAGGCGCCCTGGACAGCGCGCTGGAAAACATTGTGCGTAATGCCCTACGTTACTCGCATACGCGCATCGTGGTGGCATTCAGCGCCGATAATCAGGGTATTACCATCGTGGTTGACGATGACGGCCCGGGCGTCAGCCCGGAAGACCGTGAGCAAATCTTCCGGCCGTTCTACCGTACCGATGAAGCACGCGATCGAGAATCCGGTGGTACCGGCCTGGGGCTGGCGATCGTCGAAGCGGCGGTCACGCAGCACCGCGGCTGGGTGAAAGCCGAAGACAGCCCGTTCGGCGGCCTGCGTCTGATCCTGTGGTTACCGTTGCACCAGCGTAAATCATCGCGCGATCATTAACCGGCGCGCGCCGCTCCGCGACAAACCCCGCTTGGATTTGCTATTCTGCGCCCCTCTCATGAGGGGCTTTTACCATGCTGAACATCGTTTTATTTGAACCCGAAATCCCACCCAATACCGGCAATATCATCCGCCTGTGCGCCAATACCGGCTTTCAGTTGCACGTGATTGAACCCATGGGCTTCCCATGGGACGACAAACGCCTGCGCCGCGCCGGGCTCGATTACCATGAGTTTACTCGCGTCAAGCGCCACGCCGATTATGCGGCATTCATGGCCAGCGAACAGCCGCAGCGCCTGTTTGCCCTGACCACCAAAGGCACACCGGCGCACAGCGCGGTCAATTATCAGCAAGGGGATTATTTGCTGTTTGGGCCGGAAACGCGCGGCCTGCCGGCGGAGATCCTCAATGCCTTGCCGCCACAGCAAAAAATCCGCATTCCCATGCAGGCGCAAAGCCGTAGCATGAACTTATCCAATGCGGTTGCGGTGGTGGTATACGAAGCCTGGCGTCAGTTGGATTATGCCGGAGCACTGATCAAGCAATAACAAAAAGGCCGCGCTGATGGCGGCCTGAAAAGTCTGACGTCCGGTTGGCGCTCAAATGCCGTCGCCGTATTCAAACCCATGATTGGAACCGTTGAAATACTGGTCCATATCCATCGACGGTTTATCGCTTTCCGGTCTGCCGACGATGCGCGCCGGCACCCCAGCGGCCGTGGTATGCGCAGGTACCGGTTGCAATACCACCGAACCGGCGCCGATTTTTGCCCCTTTGCCGACTTCGATATTGCCGAGGATTTTCGCACCCGCGCCAATCATCACCCCTTCACGGATTTTGGGATGGCGATCGCCGCTGGTTTTGCCGGTACCGCCCAGTGTGACAGACTGCAAAATGGAAACGTCATTTTCCACCACGGCGGTTTCGCCGATGACGATACCGGTCGCATGATCGAGCATGATGCCGCAGCCGATATTCGCCGCCGGGTGAATATCCACGCCAAAAGCAACGGAGATCTGGTTTTGCAGGTAAATTGCCAGCGCCTCACGGCCTTGCAGCCACAGCCAGTGGCCGATACGGTAAGCCTGCAAGGCGTGGAAGCCTTTCAAGTACAGCAGCGGCGTAGAGTATTTGTCCACCGCCGGGTCACGCAACCGCACGGCGAGAATGTCGCGCGCCGCTGAGGCAATCATCTGCGCATCGGCACGATAGGCGTCTTCCACCACTTCGCGCACCGCAATCGCCGGCATGATCGGATTGGCCAGCTTGTTGGCCAGTATGTAACTGAGCGCGCTGCCCAGGTTTTCGTGCTTGAGCAACGTCGCATGGAAAAAGCTAGCCAGCATCGGTTCACAATCAGCCAGCGCCCGCGCCTCTGATTTAATGCAGCTCCAGACCTGTTCTAACTCTTCTGACGACATCGTTTTCCTCTCTGCCTTACAAAAACAGGCAACCCCGCCGACGCCGGCAAGGCAGCCAATTATACGTAACAGGCGCGATAATCGCGCCCGGTGGGCTCAGCGTACTGCGCCCATTGCCAGATCAGGCACTGTGTTTTTCGTCTTTCCGTGTACGCCCTAGCAGGCTCAGCGCTGCTTCGCGGGCATTTTTATTACAGTACAACACCTGGTAAATCTGTTCGGTGATGGGCATTTCCACCCCGTGACGCTGCGCCAGCGCCAGCACTTCTTTGGTATTGCGATAGCCTTCGACCACCTGGCCGATGCTCTGCTGCGCTTCTTCCACACCCTTTCCCTGCCCCAGCATAATACCGAAGCGGCGATTGCGTGATTGATTATCCGTGCAGGTTAACACCAGATCGCCCAGCCCGGCCATGCCCATAAAGGTCGATGGATCGGCACCCAGCGCGGAGCCCAGTCGGCTCATTTCTGCCAGGCCACGGGTAATCAGCGCGGTGCGGGCGTTGGCGCCAAAACCAATGCCGTCAGACATCCCGGCACCGATGGCAATCACGTTTTTAACCGCACCGCCCAGTTGCACGCCGATAAAGTCCGGGTTGCTGTAAACGCGGAAACTTTTGCCGCAGTGCAGCAACTGCTGCAGATCGTCGGCAAATTTTTCGTCCGTCGCCGCCAGCGCAATGGCGGTCGGCAGGCCGGCCGCCAGCTCTTTGGCAAACGTCGGCCCGGACACCACCGCCAATGGAATGGTATCGCCAAGCGCTTCGCGTGCAACGTCCTGCAATAGCCGGCCGGTTTCCGCCTCCAGTCCCTTGGTT encodes:
- a CDS encoding Cox family DNA-binding protein; this translates as MTEKELEGFIEVRHAVDAVPYPKFAELIGKKAATVKSMIEDGKLPIIPWKNPESLGARAENWIYIPEFNRAMRDAYFNRPKEQRDAWLLWIGL
- a CDS encoding helix-turn-helix transcriptional regulator, giving the protein MSTDYTIKLHDIRKAEGLTQKQFADLTGISLGTIKNYETGQHAATALTAERVLGVESLQKYTMWLMTGKTAPQAGQIAPPLSPDGQGKIKSRHSAQKTG
- a CDS encoding phage integrase; this translates as MSIKKLEGGQYEVDVWPRGRNGKRIRRRFEKKQEAVLFERYVLANADKKEWLGASVDRRTLSELLDTWWLLYGQTQENGEIEKRHLNKTIRALGDPAVNRLSKRTIAQHRGQRLEDGISAATINRDVYRFSGMFSTLIKLDEFRKENPCKGLEPLKETPPAMTYLAKSEISRLLNTLTGDDRRVALLCLSTGARWGESSTLRGEQVNHGRVTFLKTKNGKKRTVPISEELEGEIKTSDTGPLFKVDYENFCERLKQVKPDLPRGQATHVLRHTFASWFMMNGGNIIALQQILGHASIQQTMVYAHLAPDYLQYAVTLNPLSGGLSV
- the cpxP gene encoding cell-envelope stress modulator CpxP; translation: MRKVTALVMASMLAIGSSAATAAETISETLPSATHVAINTLPGQHHMFDGVSLTEQQRQQMRDLMRQARNDLPGVNVAEMEAMHKLVTADKFDEAAVHAQAERMAQEQVKRQVEMARVRNQMYNLLTPKQKSVLDQKHQQRMQQMEQQISGLQQTSAQKLSATE
- the cpxR gene encoding envelope stress response regulator transcription factor CpxR, with the translated sequence MNKILLVDDDRELTSLLKELLEMEGFTIVVAHDGEQALSLLDSSIDLLLLDIMMPKKNGIDTLKELRQHHQTPVIMLTARGSELDRVLGLELGADDYLPKPFNDRELVARIRAILRRSNWSEQQQNVDTSAPTLDVDGLQLNPGRQEASFDGQVLDLTGTEFTLLYLLAQHLGQVVSRELLSQEVLGKRLTPFDRAIDMHISNLRRKLPDRKDGHPWFKTLRGRGYLMVSAT
- the cpxA gene encoding envelope stress sensor histidine kinase CpxA encodes the protein MINSLTARIFAIFWFTLALVLMLVLMVPKLDSRQMTSLLDSEQRQGLMLEQHVEAELQQDPANDLMWWRRLFRAIDKWAPPGQRLLLVTSEGRVIGAQRNEMQIVRNFIGQSDNSDHPKKKKYGRVELVGPFSVRDGEDNYQLYLIRPANSPQSDFINLMFDRPLLLLIVTMLISAPLLLWLAWSLAKPARKLKNAADDVARGNLKQHPELEAGPQEFLATGASFNQMVSALERMMTAQQRLISDISHELRTPLTRLQLATALMRRRHGEGHELARIETEAQRLDSMINDLLVLSRGQQKSELVRELLKANELWADVLDNAGFEAEQMGKQLEVASPPGPWTLFGNAGALDSALENIVRNALRYSHTRIVVAFSADNQGITIVVDDDGPGVSPEDREQIFRPFYRTDEARDRESGGTGLGLAIVEAAVTQHRGWVKAEDSPFGGLRLILWLPLHQRKSSRDH
- the trmL gene encoding tRNA (uridine(34)/cytosine(34)/5-carboxymethylaminomethyluridine(34)-2'-O)-methyltransferase TrmL — encoded protein: MLNIVLFEPEIPPNTGNIIRLCANTGFQLHVIEPMGFPWDDKRLRRAGLDYHEFTRVKRHADYAAFMASEQPQRLFALTTKGTPAHSAVNYQQGDYLLFGPETRGLPAEILNALPPQQKIRIPMQAQSRSMNLSNAVAVVVYEAWRQLDYAGALIKQ
- the cysE gene encoding serine O-acetyltransferase, with the protein product MSSEELEQVWSCIKSEARALADCEPMLASFFHATLLKHENLGSALSYILANKLANPIMPAIAVREVVEDAYRADAQMIASAARDILAVRLRDPAVDKYSTPLLYLKGFHALQAYRIGHWLWLQGREALAIYLQNQISVAFGVDIHPAANIGCGIMLDHATGIVIGETAVVENDVSILQSVTLGGTGKTSGDRHPKIREGVMIGAGAKILGNIEVGKGAKIGAGSVVLQPVPAHTTAAGVPARIVGRPESDKPSMDMDQYFNGSNHGFEYGDGI